GGAGGGCGCGACCCGGCCGACGGGCCGGGCGAAGCTCTTCTCCAGGGAACGAATGATCTTGACGTAGTTCTGCGTCTCTCTATAAGGAGGCACGCCGCCGTACTTGATCACCGCGTACGCGCCGGCGTTGTACGCGGCCAGCATGTTGTTCGTCCGGTCGCCCGGCACCTTCTTCACGTACCCGGCGAGCTCGCAGTCGTACGACGCGGCCGAGGGGATCGCGTCGGCGGGGTCCCACACGTCCCGCCTGCCGTCACCGTTGCCGTCGATCCCGTGCGTGGCCCAGGTGCCGGGGATGAACTGGGCGATGCCCTGCGCGGCGGCGTGGCTCTGCGCCCTCGGGTTCCAGCCGCTCTCCTGGTACAACTGCGCGGCCAGCAGAGCCGGGTTGATGGCGGGACAGAGGTTGCCCCACTTCTGCACCAGCGGCTGGAAGCGCGCTGGCACCGCCCCCTTGGCCAGCGCCACGGCGCCGCCGCCCCCCGAGCCGGCGAGGCCGGCGGCGGCGGAGTACGTACCGACGACGAGCAGCGCCAGGAAGCACATGACCATGCCGACGCCGATGCCACCGAAGACCCAGAATTTCCGCACCCCTCAACCATCCCCCATCGGGGCGCGCTTCAGGGGTGTTTTCGACGGTGTGTACGAGTCATCCGCGGCACACCACCGGCGCACCCGAAGCACACGGGGGCGCCGACGGCTCACCGGCATCAGGGCTGACGGCGCCTCATCCGCCGCCGCCGGACCAGAAGTCGGAACGGACATTGGGCCGGGGAAGCGGATAGACGTCCTTGTAGGCGGGACCGTTCGGCCCGGTCTTGGGGGCGGCGACCTTCGACTCCTTCACACAGGGGCTGTCGGCCTCCAGGAAGGCCTGCCCCTTCCCCCGGAAGGAGACGCTGACACCGAATCCGCTCCGGGTGACCGCGTAGACCGCCGGGAACTTCTCGTCCTTGTTGACCGCCTTGATCCGGTAGTCGTTCTTCCGCCAGAACGTCTCGGCGCGGTCCAGGAACGTCTGGCGGCGTTCGGGGGAGACGATGGTCATGACGGCACGCCGACGGGTCACCCCGCAGGCCCGCGTGGTGGTCGGCCCGTGAGCCCACTGCACGTCGGGGTCGATGCCCTTCAGGACGGCATCGAGCATGGCGTCGGACTGCTCGGCAGCCTCCTGCATATCCATCGTCCCGCTCTCCTTCCCGGCACTCGTGGCCTCCCCCCGCGAGCCGCTCTCGCTCCCGCACCCGGCCAGCGGAACCCCGAGGGCCAGGACCAGGACCACCGCGACGGGGGGCAGGGCCCGCTTCGCTCGCCTCACTTCGGTTCCTCCATCTTGAGCCGGTCGGCGTTGCCCGACACGATCAGGGCGATGCTGTCCGCGGACACGGCGTCGCGTTCCGGGCTGAAGTAGTTCGAGTGCGAGTCCAGACTGATGCCGCTCCCGCTGACCAGGGGCGGCCCGTCGGCCACCGGGAAGCGCCGGGCCCCGAACGCCTTGCTCGCGGGATCCTTCCCGAACCAGAGGTCGTCGTCACCCGGATCGGCGAGATCGCCGGCGACGTACGCCCCGCCGGGCCCGCCCAGGGCCAGCCCGAGCCCGCCGACCGCGACCTGGGTCTTCGAGGGCAGTTTGGTCACCGGGTCGTTGGCGGCGGCCCCCACGAAGACGTGCTCGCTGCCGACGCCGAGGTCCACGGCGTGGTCGACGCCGACCCCCGGGCTGCCGACGAGGATGATGTCGTCGACGCCGGGGATCCCCCCGGGCCGGGCCGCTGCCGCGCCCACGGTCCGGGACCCGTAGGAGTGCCCGATGGCGGTCAGATGCGGGTCCTTGTTCTGGTTGGTGACGGAGATGCCGCCCATGAAGTCACGGTAGGCCACCCCGCCCTTCTCGGCCCGCCCGGTGCCCATGACGGCGAAGTAGCCGGCCGCCCCGTCCTTGTCCGGCAGCTGCGGGGCGTCGTACCCGAGCCAGACGATGGACGCCGTGGACTCGTCGTACCCCTGCGCCCCGATCGCGGTGTCGCGGGCCCGCCCGAGGTCGTTCTTGGCGAACTCCTCGTCCAGGGACGTGTTGAGCCCCGGCACGTAAGCGGACACGTGCTGGGAGGCATCGGGGTTACCGAACGAGACCACAGCCCGCCCGTTGCCCTCATCCCCGATCCCGATGAGATACATGGGCGGCTTCCCGTTCTCGTTCAACTGCCGCTCGATCTCGCGCAGCCCGGCCAGCTGGTCGCGGGCCTTGTCGGTGTCGACGCCCTCCAGCTTGTCGATGAGCGCCGGAAGGTTGCGGCGGTTGGCGGCGTCCCGGGCGAGGACCGGGATGCCGTCGAGGTTGCCGATCCGCTCCGGGACGAGCTCGATGTACCGCTCCCGCTCCTCCGGCGAGAGCCCGTCCCACCAGGCCTTGCGCTGGGCGGGCGTGGCGTTCCGCGGGATCCGCTCGCTGAGGTGCGCGCGCTCGGCGTCCCGCACCTCGGCGTCGACCCGCGCCCCGGACCCGGGTATCGCCAGCCCGGCGCCGGCACCGCCGACGGCCTTGTTCCAGTCCCAGGCCGCACCGATGTAGTCGCCCCGCGCCCACTTCTGCTCCGCGCCACGGGTGTCGCGCCCCCACTGATCGGCGATGCGCTGCCCGGTCTCCCCCGGCCGCAGAACCGCGCCGACGACCCCTCGGACGTCACCCCCCACCCCGTCCCCGAGAAACCCACCGAGGAACCCGCCGCCGTGGGGACCTGCGGGTCTACCCGCGTCGACCGGCACGATGGGGTCGCCCTGGGGGAAGGGGTTGCCGCCTTGGGGGGTGTCGGGGTCTCCGGTGGTGGCGGTGTCGCCGGGGCGGCCGGTGGTGCCGCTCGTGCCGCTGGTACCGGTGGTACCGGTGGTACCGCTGGAACCGGGGGTACCGCTGGAACCGGGGGTGCCGCCGGTGGCGGTCTCACCCGTGGTACCGGTGCTGCCGGTACCACCGGTAAGGCTGGACTCGCCCTCCCCACCGCCTCCGTCGGCACCAGCGCCCAGGGAGTCATGGGGGCCGCTGCCGCTACCGTCGGCACTCCCGTCGCTGCTCCCGCCACCGGCCACGACGTCGCGTCCCGGCCCCGGGCACGAACTGCCGGTCAGTTCACAGATCGCGCTGCGGATCTCCGCGGTCAGCTGCTGCCCGGTCCCCGTGGCCATGAGCCCGCCGACGAGAGCGACGACGACCAGGACGAGGCCGAGGTACTCCAGCGCGGTCTGCCCGCCGTCACGGCGAAGCTTCATCATCCCGGCGAAGCTGAAGAGCCGTTGCTCGGCCCGTTGCTCCGGGCCGCTGCGGAACCACCGACGGCTCTCCGGCCGGCACAGCAGCACGATGACGGCCACCGGTACGGCCGACCGCGCCACGCCTTGCCCCTCGGCCCCGCCGCTCAGCTCGGCGAGGACACCGAGGACGATCCAGGCCAGCACGGCGAGGAGCCCGTACCAGACGCGAACGCCGCCGTGACGGACGTACAGCGACAGCACGAAGACGGCGGCCCCGGGTAACGACGCGTAGAGCAGCAGCCCGAGGAGGTACCCGTCGACCGCGTCCACCGAGGACGCCGTCGACAGGGCCCGGACGCCGCCCACCAGGGTGGCCACGAAGAGCACGTGAAGCAGGATCAGCGCCGCCTGCAACGGCCGGGGCATCAACCGCCCACCCGCCCCCGCTACGGCAGCGCTTACAT
This sequence is a window from Streptomyces parvus. Protein-coding genes within it:
- a CDS encoding bifunctional lytic transglycosylase/C40 family peptidase, with product MVMCFLALLVVGTYSAAAGLAGSGGGGAVALAKGAVPARFQPLVQKWGNLCPAINPALLAAQLYQESGWNPRAQSHAAAQGIAQFIPGTWATHGIDGNGDGRRDVWDPADAIPSAASYDCELAGYVKKVPGDRTNNMLAAYNAGAYAVIKYGGVPPYRETQNYVKIIRSLEKSFARPVGRVAPSRQAAGAIYFAQKKLGTPYLWGGNGTPEQQGRFDCSGLTQAAYRTVGIELPRVANDQYNAGPHPSRDELLPGDLVFFSDDLANSRAIRHVGLYVGGGYMINAPFTGAVIRFDKIDTPDYFGATRVTKDGAAALPTDLPTG
- a CDS encoding alpha/beta hydrolase produces the protein MPRPLQAALILLHVLFVATLVGGVRALSTASSVDAVDGYLLGLLLYASLPGAAVFVLSLYVRHGGVRVWYGLLAVLAWIVLGVLAELSGGAEGQGVARSAVPVAVIVLLCRPESRRWFRSGPEQRAEQRLFSFAGMMKLRRDGGQTALEYLGLVLVVVALVGGLMATGTGQQLTAEIRSAICELTGSSCPGPGRDVVAGGGSSDGSADGSGSGPHDSLGAGADGGGGEGESSLTGGTGSTGTTGETATGGTPGSSGTPGSSGTTGTTGTSGTSGTTGRPGDTATTGDPDTPQGGNPFPQGDPIVPVDAGRPAGPHGGGFLGGFLGDGVGGDVRGVVGAVLRPGETGQRIADQWGRDTRGAEQKWARGDYIGAAWDWNKAVGGAGAGLAIPGSGARVDAEVRDAERAHLSERIPRNATPAQRKAWWDGLSPEERERYIELVPERIGNLDGIPVLARDAANRRNLPALIDKLEGVDTDKARDQLAGLREIERQLNENGKPPMYLIGIGDEGNGRAVVSFGNPDASQHVSAYVPGLNTSLDEEFAKNDLGRARDTAIGAQGYDESTASIVWLGYDAPQLPDKDGAAGYFAVMGTGRAEKGGVAYRDFMGGISVTNQNKDPHLTAIGHSYGSRTVGAAAARPGGIPGVDDIILVGSPGVGVDHAVDLGVGSEHVFVGAAANDPVTKLPSKTQVAVGGLGLALGGPGGAYVAGDLADPGDDDLWFGKDPASKAFGARRFPVADGPPLVSGSGISLDSHSNYFSPERDAVSADSIALIVSGNADRLKMEEPK